A genomic region of Friedmanniella luteola contains the following coding sequences:
- a CDS encoding NUDIX domain-containing protein, with protein sequence MCEPVPVRPVVHVVVVDAAQRVLLFRTTGHNEVSWVVPFGDVQPGEEPTAAARRAIETATGQSVSHLSGPIASPRRNLDELPIDLYFLCRAEAFRVQRGDHTLVVRHAEWWSMRQLPPLAEPLPLGALAALASHSAWRS encoded by the coding sequence ATGTGTGAACCAGTGCCGGTTCGTCCCGTGGTGCACGTGGTCGTGGTCGACGCCGCCCAACGAGTGCTGCTCTTCCGGACCACCGGTCACAACGAGGTGAGTTGGGTGGTTCCGTTCGGTGACGTCCAGCCTGGAGAGGAACCCACCGCGGCTGCGCGGCGGGCCATCGAGACCGCAACGGGTCAGTCCGTCAGCCACTTGAGCGGACCCATCGCATCCCCTCGGCGGAACCTCGATGAGCTTCCCATCGATTTGTACTTCCTGTGCCGCGCCGAGGCATTCCGTGTCCAGCGAGGTGATCACACCCTGGTTGTCCGCCATGCTGAGTGGTGGTCAATGCGGCAGCTTCCCCCGCTGGCCGAACCCCTACCCCTCGGAGCGCTGGCTGCCCTTGCCAGCCATTCCGCCTGGCGCTCGTGA
- a CDS encoding GAF domain-containing protein gives MVSPGGTAGSAGSSSPDQQAAPGWTGAVESARPLRFGEGSDSAAAFLQIRLDALGTMMRRLRATQLLDDLGVDQVALQLLRMLEATLPGVAATFVLDRPDGQQQRLSTLSDQSRHHDGLGDAGADGSASRTAGWSAIGRHDRFIASMAVQGVMFGELTLDWGATMAPPAADDRFVVEDLAAEAELLLAQGWVNDRNRRWQQWMRASRQITATLVSRRRLSLTTITEVLLALNTADLVCVVVPADGHVLRVAAASSSSQPALAASLRGTQFDNTVESLAGMALRTGRSHQQAVSQLQHPHAALIRQQAALGPYLVVPLSSDNPQGVLTLTRLDGAPAFTAEEIELTELIAHQAGLAWQLGRVDADQHRLTTLEDRDRISRTHNDETLQRLFALNTTLHTLVAETTAATTAATLRRAVSDIDELARHLRPTVKPAPSDATTLGALESILQTSLSPLAASLDFQPQLVVDTTQPATIPNSLIPVVISVVYDIAHQAASNIEVDALECQISIVDGWLVVDNIEHGTNAIEDWTYPLRADLEERAEEFDGLCTLTSAGPHQRRLTWRAPLA, from the coding sequence GTGGTCAGTCCGGGCGGGACCGCTGGTTCGGCCGGTTCTTCGTCCCCCGATCAGCAGGCGGCTCCGGGTTGGACCGGTGCTGTCGAGTCGGCTCGGCCGCTGCGCTTCGGCGAGGGTTCCGATTCTGCCGCGGCTTTCCTGCAGATTCGTTTGGACGCCTTGGGCACCATGATGCGCCGGCTACGGGCGACGCAGCTCCTCGACGACCTGGGAGTAGATCAGGTCGCCCTTCAGCTACTCAGGATGCTGGAGGCCACTTTGCCTGGAGTCGCCGCCACTTTCGTACTGGACCGACCTGACGGACAGCAACAACGGTTGAGCACGCTGAGCGATCAGTCTCGCCACCATGACGGACTTGGCGATGCTGGCGCCGATGGGTCCGCCTCGCGGACTGCCGGCTGGTCAGCGATCGGGAGGCACGATCGCTTCATCGCTTCAATGGCGGTGCAGGGCGTGATGTTCGGCGAGCTCACTCTTGATTGGGGGGCGACCATGGCTCCGCCGGCTGCGGACGACCGTTTTGTGGTCGAAGACCTTGCGGCGGAGGCCGAGCTGCTCCTCGCTCAGGGCTGGGTTAACGATCGTAACCGGCGATGGCAGCAATGGATGCGCGCCAGCCGACAGATCACTGCCACCCTCGTCTCCCGCCGACGGCTCTCCCTCACCACCATTACCGAAGTCCTGCTCGCGCTGAACACCGCCGACCTGGTTTGCGTCGTCGTGCCCGCCGACGGGCACGTGCTTCGCGTCGCCGCGGCCAGCTCGAGCAGCCAGCCCGCTCTCGCGGCGAGCCTTCGAGGAACCCAGTTCGACAACACAGTAGAGAGCCTTGCGGGCATGGCACTCCGAACCGGGCGAAGCCACCAACAGGCCGTGTCCCAGCTTCAGCACCCGCACGCCGCCTTGATCCGGCAGCAGGCCGCTCTTGGCCCCTATCTGGTAGTGCCGCTCAGCAGTGATAACCCTCAAGGCGTCCTCACGCTGACGCGCCTCGACGGAGCGCCAGCGTTCACTGCCGAAGAGATTGAACTGACCGAGCTGATCGCTCACCAGGCCGGACTCGCCTGGCAGCTCGGACGCGTCGACGCCGACCAGCACCGCCTTACCACGCTAGAAGACCGTGATCGAATCAGTAGAACCCACAACGACGAGACCCTCCAGCGACTGTTCGCCCTGAACACCACCCTCCACACCCTTGTCGCAGAGACAACGGCGGCTACTACCGCTGCCACCCTCCGTCGAGCAGTGTCCGACATCGACGAGCTCGCCCGCCACCTTCGCCCCACCGTCAAGCCGGCACCCTCGGACGCGACAACTCTCGGGGCTCTGGAGTCCATACTTCAAACCTCTCTTTCTCCCCTCGCGGCCTCTCTGGACTTTCAACCGCAGCTCGTTGTCGACACCACTCAGCCGGCCACCATCCCTAACTCCTTGATCCCGGTGGTTATCTCCGTCGTGTACGACATTGCCCACCAAGCCGCTTCCAACATCGAGGTCGACGCCCTCGAATGCCAAATCTCGATCGTCGACGGGTGGCTCGTCGTTGACAACATCGAGCACGGTACGAACGCCATTGAAGACTGGACCTACCCGCTTCGGGCCGATCTCGAAGAGCGAGCCGAAGAATTCGACGGCCTGTGCACCCTCACCAGCGCCGGCCCCCATCAACGGCGCCTTACTTGGCGTGCACCGTTGGCGTAG
- a CDS encoding PAS domain S-box protein, with the protein MDASATRPNGSGERARPAPDPNPPPEGIERLVGPWLDLMPAAVLLVDHSLRCVAANPAAAQWAGATAPGDLVGHALDDLAPDGVMVADQGYLRAALSGAPQQFQRTLLDPDGGVRHAQLSFTPYRSSGEKTAGVVVHMVDITERVNTEAQMRRQSELRAGQRERALLASRMTSEVMHPLFGATLDLSGLMQHADPTVRRQAAKSISGIDAVLTAIRSILRLERAEPDTPAGDGPQNLGASYALTAEIVAANVADLITVQDSDGCYRWVSPSSLSVTGWLPEQLLGQPHPEFIHPDDRRILERGKAANDRQTAVAVEYRYRRPDGTYRWVEDTAQPLAPNSAHHMVIVTTRDITERRHLQAALAEAKDTLEQAFTAAPIGMALVGPDGRWLTVNPAVAAITGRTQDQLLASTFQDITHPDDLNLDLELLAEVVDGHRDRYQMTKRYVHIDGHAVWVQLNVACLRNPDTSVRFFISQIVPIATPPEAAAT; encoded by the coding sequence GTGGACGCCAGCGCAACGCGCCCGAACGGATCGGGCGAGCGTGCCCGTCCTGCGCCGGACCCCAACCCGCCCCCTGAGGGCATCGAAAGACTGGTCGGGCCATGGCTTGATCTCATGCCTGCGGCAGTACTGCTGGTCGACCACAGCCTGCGTTGTGTCGCGGCTAACCCGGCAGCCGCCCAGTGGGCCGGAGCGACCGCTCCAGGCGATCTCGTCGGCCATGCGCTCGATGACCTGGCTCCGGACGGGGTGATGGTTGCAGATCAAGGCTACCTGAGGGCTGCGCTGTCGGGCGCCCCTCAGCAGTTTCAGCGAACCCTGCTCGACCCCGACGGCGGAGTGCGACACGCCCAACTCAGCTTCACGCCCTATCGCTCGAGCGGCGAGAAAACCGCTGGGGTCGTGGTGCACATGGTCGACATCACCGAGCGGGTCAACACCGAGGCGCAAATGCGTCGGCAGAGCGAACTGCGGGCCGGACAGCGCGAGCGCGCGCTGCTTGCGAGCAGAATGACCAGTGAAGTGATGCACCCACTTTTCGGTGCCACCTTGGACCTCAGCGGTTTGATGCAGCACGCCGATCCGACTGTTCGTCGCCAAGCAGCAAAATCCATTAGCGGTATCGACGCCGTGTTGACGGCAATCCGGTCCATCCTCCGCCTCGAGCGCGCCGAACCCGATACACCGGCCGGGGACGGACCACAGAACCTGGGGGCGTCGTACGCGCTGACGGCTGAGATCGTCGCCGCGAACGTCGCTGACCTGATCACCGTCCAAGACAGCGACGGTTGCTACCGGTGGGTCAGCCCGTCGTCATTAAGTGTCACCGGCTGGTTGCCCGAGCAACTGCTCGGACAACCGCATCCGGAGTTCATCCACCCCGACGACCGACGAATCCTCGAAAGGGGCAAGGCAGCCAACGATCGCCAGACCGCAGTGGCCGTCGAATACCGCTACCGCCGCCCTGATGGCACTTACCGCTGGGTAGAAGACACGGCGCAGCCACTCGCGCCCAATTCTGCTCACCACATGGTGATCGTCACCACCCGCGACATCACGGAACGCCGCCACCTCCAAGCAGCCCTAGCCGAGGCCAAGGACACCCTGGAGCAAGCTTTCACCGCAGCCCCCATCGGAATGGCCTTAGTCGGACCCGACGGACGCTGGCTCACCGTGAACCCCGCCGTCGCCGCCATCACCGGCCGCACTCAGGACCAACTGCTCGCCAGCACGTTCCAAGACATCACCCACCCCGACGACCTCAACCTCGACCTGGAGCTCCTCGCCGAAGTAGTCGATGGGCATCGTGACCGCTACCAAATGACCAAGCGCTACGTCCACATCGACGGCCATGCTGTGTGGGTGCAGCTCAACGTCGCCTGCCTACGCAACCCCGACACCTCAGTCAGGTTCTTCATCTCCCAAATCGTACCCATCGCTACCCCACCCGAGGCCGCGGCTACGTGA
- a CDS encoding ANTAR domain-containing protein, which translates to MESKSWDVEAAADPPGPAPAEAERGGQRELRLDAVAGSHMGAVDDMRAANQQLRAAVASNRVIGAALGMVMERLHLDREAALAHLIKLSQNSNTRLAAVAEQILAASEQDSARRIASSSE; encoded by the coding sequence GTGGAGTCGAAGAGTTGGGATGTCGAGGCGGCCGCCGACCCCCCTGGACCAGCGCCTGCGGAAGCGGAGCGTGGCGGCCAGCGCGAGTTGAGGCTGGATGCGGTTGCCGGTAGTCACATGGGGGCGGTCGACGACATGCGGGCTGCGAACCAGCAGTTGCGGGCTGCTGTTGCCAGCAACCGCGTAATTGGAGCGGCGTTGGGCATGGTGATGGAGCGCCTTCATCTTGACCGTGAGGCCGCGCTTGCTCATTTGATCAAGCTATCTCAGAACAGCAACACCAGGCTGGCTGCTGTCGCCGAGCAGATCCTTGCTGCGTCTGAGCAGGACTCGGCGAGGCGAATTGCCTCTTCCTCAGAGTGA
- a CDS encoding GAF and ANTAR domain-containing protein: MTNGDREARVLGAVVALVDNLLHDFDVVDLLTDLTERCADLLDISSAGLLLADPRGQLHLMAATSDRTVGLELFQLQADEGPCLDCYVSGEPISIADLDTETGHWPRFVPAAREAGFASVHAVPLRAAGSVLGALGLFGTSTGALNDADLLVGRSLAHVASVAIVQERPPTPETVLPRLRRALASRVVVEQAKGFLRERLDTSLTDAFTLLRQYAHHHDVHVSEVARRLMTRPDARPTIIAGLLELAEASGNEIRRTS, from the coding sequence ATGACCAACGGTGATCGTGAAGCGCGGGTGCTGGGGGCGGTGGTAGCACTCGTCGACAACCTGTTGCACGATTTCGACGTCGTCGACCTGCTCACCGACTTGACCGAACGCTGCGCAGACTTGCTCGACATCTCGTCGGCCGGGCTGCTGCTCGCCGATCCGCGGGGCCAACTGCACCTGATGGCCGCCACCTCCGACCGCACCGTAGGGCTTGAGCTGTTCCAACTGCAGGCCGACGAAGGTCCCTGCTTGGACTGCTACGTTAGCGGAGAGCCGATCTCGATCGCCGACCTTGACACCGAGACAGGCCACTGGCCACGTTTTGTGCCGGCCGCCCGGGAAGCCGGGTTCGCCTCCGTGCACGCCGTACCACTGCGGGCGGCCGGCAGCGTTCTCGGCGCCCTCGGGCTGTTCGGCACCAGTACCGGCGCGTTGAACGACGCTGACCTGCTGGTCGGACGCAGCTTGGCCCACGTGGCCAGCGTGGCCATCGTTCAGGAACGCCCACCCACACCCGAGACCGTGCTACCGCGGCTTCGGAGGGCACTGGCCAGCCGCGTCGTTGTCGAGCAGGCCAAGGGCTTTCTGCGGGAACGCCTCGACACCAGCCTGACCGACGCTTTCACCCTCCTCCGCCAGTATGCGCACCATCATGACGTCCACGTGTCCGAGGTCGCGCGCCGGCTCATGACCCGACCAGACGCCCGGCCCACGATTATCGCCGGCCTACTGGAGCTAGCCGAGGCATCCGGTAACGAAATCCGCCGAACCAGTTGA
- a CDS encoding GAF and ANTAR domain-containing protein encodes MSIEGLLISAVGGQRGVAAADRLCRACVNLLAVDAAAISLVFDGVSTGTLGSSSELARQYDELQFTVGEGPCLESVSTRAPVLVFDLAADIGTGRWPGYGPALLAYGIVGVFAMPVLVAGEYVGALDLFRTRTASLEGQDLSGALVAAELAEMPLLDLLTDNLEKSVADPSTAAWAELNQIARAEVNQATGMLVAQLDVGPAEALVRLRAHAYATNRSATEVARDILERRLRLAPD; translated from the coding sequence ATGTCGATCGAGGGGTTGTTGATCTCGGCGGTTGGCGGCCAGCGGGGGGTCGCGGCGGCGGACCGTCTCTGCCGGGCCTGCGTGAACTTGCTCGCGGTGGACGCGGCGGCGATCTCGTTGGTGTTTGACGGCGTCAGCACCGGCACGCTCGGATCAAGCAGTGAGCTGGCCCGGCAATACGACGAGCTGCAGTTCACCGTCGGTGAGGGGCCTTGCCTGGAGTCGGTGTCCACGCGAGCCCCAGTGCTGGTGTTTGACCTCGCCGCCGACATCGGCACCGGCCGCTGGCCAGGCTATGGGCCAGCGCTGCTCGCTTACGGAATTGTTGGAGTGTTCGCGATGCCGGTTCTGGTGGCCGGGGAGTACGTCGGGGCACTCGACCTCTTCCGGACGAGGACCGCCAGCCTGGAGGGTCAGGACCTTTCGGGTGCACTGGTTGCGGCCGAGCTGGCCGAGATGCCGTTGCTGGACCTGCTGACCGACAACCTGGAAAAGTCGGTGGCTGACCCAAGCACGGCCGCCTGGGCCGAGCTGAACCAGATCGCTCGCGCCGAGGTCAATCAGGCCACCGGCATGCTGGTCGCACAGCTCGATGTCGGGCCCGCGGAGGCGCTGGTCCGACTCCGAGCACATGCGTATGCCACCAACCGGTCCGCCACCGAGGTGGCCCGCGACATACTCGAGCGTCGTCTGCGCCTGGCACCTGACTGA
- a CDS encoding aminoglycoside phosphotransferase family protein: MVPAGLVEATTLREGAEGRAWLDGLPALVDNACGRWRCAIDGPPQHGQVALIVPIHHPRGPAMLKVSYPHPGNLGEALGLATFGGRGSVELFEVDDTRLVLVLERASPQTLTDYAVRPELVEEAIEIAGDLARRLAVKPLPGVTALAETTTAWIDELTRQTESSPWALPQAAIDQAQETIEQLATDTTATMLHGDLHFDNILRSTRDGWLSIDPKGWSGTGAFDTFTVIAGRREEIDQGPGLYQGIVRRINRFAAAAGIDPDHALACCQARAVSSYYYQQQVPGNWFDLKFLEVLALSGGEVG; this comes from the coding sequence ATGGTTCCAGCCGGCCTCGTGGAGGCCACGACGCTGCGCGAGGGAGCTGAGGGTCGGGCCTGGTTGGACGGGCTGCCAGCGCTGGTCGACAACGCTTGCGGCCGGTGGCGCTGCGCCATCGACGGCCCGCCCCAGCATGGTCAGGTCGCCTTGATCGTGCCGATCCATCACCCACGAGGACCGGCGATGCTCAAGGTGTCGTATCCCCACCCGGGAAACCTTGGGGAGGCGCTCGGGCTGGCCACCTTCGGCGGTCGCGGATCGGTCGAGCTGTTCGAGGTGGACGACACCCGGCTGGTCCTGGTCCTCGAACGAGCTTCCCCGCAAACCCTGACCGACTACGCCGTCCGCCCGGAACTCGTCGAGGAGGCCATAGAGATCGCCGGCGACCTCGCCAGGCGGCTTGCGGTCAAGCCGCTGCCCGGTGTCACCGCGTTGGCCGAGACCACCACGGCGTGGATCGACGAGCTCACTCGCCAGACCGAGTCATCACCGTGGGCGCTGCCGCAGGCGGCCATTGACCAGGCGCAGGAGACCATCGAGCAGCTCGCCACCGACACCACGGCGACGATGCTGCACGGGGACCTGCACTTCGACAACATCCTCCGCAGCACACGAGATGGGTGGCTGAGCATCGACCCGAAAGGATGGTCAGGCACCGGCGCTTTCGACACGTTCACAGTGATCGCTGGACGACGCGAAGAGATCGACCAAGGCCCCGGGCTGTACCAGGGCATCGTCCGACGGATCAACCGGTTCGCCGCGGCCGCCGGGATCGACCCCGACCACGCCCTCGCATGTTGCCAAGCCCGAGCCGTCAGCTCCTACTATTACCAACAACAGGTGCCCGGCAACTGGTTCGACCTGAAGTTCCTCGAAGTCCTAGCCCTCAGCGGCGGAGAAGTCGGCTGA
- a CDS encoding putative bifunctional diguanylate cyclase/phosphodiesterase: MPAQRRPEQESQPTERCGRGPDPARSAYAVSTAVGPASAQVVPSDCCGSGSHRSTDRKGRLIDIPEPLTSAVPHASAADRLQHELLVERGHRQAAEAEAARTADELHAVVQGFGRAQAVLDETTDFVALAHPDGLLFYLNRSAAHRLGLNIVASPVRFIELLDAEGQAAWVREGAAAVERDDRWSVDTELVGADGRAVPASVLILTHRGPGGALEYLSAVGRDISERRALEARLTHQALHDALTGLPNRILFMDRLAHAQTQLGTDTATSALAVLYVDLDRFKTVNDSYGHDYGDRLLVHAATRIRDELRPQDSVARLGGDEFVVLLDRTEEAADAVQVADRILAALARPLTVDGRQMHVGASLGIAVGRADPDTMVRHADLAMYRAKERGRGRWEIFEPELNERAQRRMSDETALGAAIARQEFLLHYQPVVDLRTGAVTGFEALVRWQSPERGLVPPDQFIPLAEETGLINVLGRWVLEEACRQGRLWQLALGDPTLQVAVNVSARQFQQVDLVEQVATVLRTTGLPPASLLLEITETAVMGDPAKAAATMRRLAAHGVRFALDDFGQGYSSLGHLKRFPIDVVKIDKEFVDGLTRNASDAQIVQAVLTMAQALGLEVTAEGIEDHAQLDRLRTLGCNHGQGYLLSRPLPAAAATALLTARTPLPCPPPDPAGQVRVAIDADDDHDPTPQGVAR, from the coding sequence GTGCCCGCGCAACGCCGGCCCGAACAGGAGAGCCAGCCGACTGAACGGTGCGGCCGCGGCCCGGATCCGGCTCGCAGTGCCTATGCTGTCTCCACGGCCGTCGGGCCGGCGTCTGCGCAGGTGGTGCCGTCCGATTGCTGCGGCTCGGGGTCGCACCGCTCGACCGACCGGAAAGGTCGCCTCATCGACATCCCGGAGCCACTGACCTCCGCCGTCCCGCACGCCTCTGCCGCCGACCGGCTCCAGCACGAGCTCCTCGTCGAGCGGGGTCACCGGCAGGCAGCCGAGGCCGAAGCCGCACGGACGGCCGACGAGCTCCACGCCGTCGTGCAGGGATTCGGCCGCGCTCAGGCCGTGCTGGACGAGACGACCGACTTCGTCGCCCTGGCCCACCCGGACGGCCTGCTGTTCTACCTGAACCGCTCAGCCGCCCACCGTCTCGGCTTGAACATCGTCGCCTCACCGGTGCGCTTCATCGAGCTGCTCGACGCCGAGGGCCAGGCGGCCTGGGTGCGGGAGGGGGCCGCCGCGGTCGAGCGGGACGACCGCTGGTCCGTCGACACCGAACTGGTCGGCGCCGACGGGCGCGCCGTCCCCGCGTCAGTGCTGATCCTCACCCACCGCGGACCCGGCGGAGCACTGGAGTACCTCTCGGCCGTCGGCCGCGACATCAGCGAACGCCGCGCGCTCGAGGCCCGGCTCACCCACCAAGCGCTGCACGACGCCCTCACCGGGCTGCCGAACCGCATCCTATTCATGGACCGGCTCGCCCATGCGCAGACCCAGCTCGGCACCGACACCGCGACGTCCGCGCTGGCGGTGCTCTACGTCGACCTCGACCGCTTCAAGACCGTGAACGACAGCTACGGGCACGACTACGGCGACCGGCTGCTGGTCCACGCGGCAACCCGCATCCGCGACGAGCTGCGGCCCCAGGACAGCGTCGCCCGGCTGGGCGGCGACGAGTTCGTGGTATTGCTAGACCGCACTGAGGAGGCCGCCGACGCAGTCCAAGTCGCCGACCGCATCCTGGCCGCGCTGGCCCGGCCGCTCACCGTGGACGGCCGTCAGATGCACGTCGGCGCGAGCCTCGGGATCGCCGTCGGCCGCGCCGACCCCGACACGATGGTGCGCCACGCCGACCTGGCCATGTACCGGGCGAAAGAGCGCGGCCGCGGCCGGTGGGAGATCTTCGAGCCCGAGCTCAACGAACGGGCCCAGCGGCGGATGAGCGACGAGACCGCCCTCGGCGCCGCGATCGCCCGCCAAGAGTTCCTGCTGCACTACCAGCCCGTCGTCGACCTCCGGACGGGCGCGGTGACCGGGTTCGAAGCCTTGGTCCGCTGGCAGAGCCCCGAGCGCGGCCTGGTGCCGCCGGACCAGTTCATCCCGCTGGCGGAGGAGACAGGGCTGATCAATGTGCTGGGCCGCTGGGTGCTCGAGGAGGCCTGCCGGCAGGGCCGGCTGTGGCAGCTGGCCCTCGGCGACCCGACGCTGCAGGTCGCCGTCAACGTCTCGGCCCGGCAGTTCCAGCAGGTCGACCTGGTCGAGCAGGTCGCGACGGTGCTGCGCACGACCGGGCTGCCGCCGGCCAGCCTGCTGCTGGAGATCACGGAGACGGCGGTGATGGGCGACCCGGCTAAAGCTGCCGCCACCATGCGCCGGCTGGCCGCACACGGCGTCCGGTTCGCCCTCGACGACTTCGGTCAGGGCTACTCCTCGCTCGGCCACCTCAAACGTTTCCCCATCGACGTGGTCAAGATCGACAAGGAGTTCGTCGACGGCCTAACCAGGAACGCCTCCGACGCCCAGATCGTCCAGGCGGTGCTCACCATGGCCCAAGCCCTCGGCCTCGAGGTCACCGCCGAGGGCATCGAGGACCACGCTCAACTCGACCGGCTGCGCACCCTCGGCTGCAACCACGGCCAGGGCTACCTGCTCTCCCGCCCCCTCCCCGCCGCCGCCGCCACCGCCCTGCTCACCGCCCGCACGCCGCTCCCCTGCCCGCCTCCTGACCCGGCCGGTCAGGTCCGCGTCGCTATCGACGCAGACGATGACCACGACCCGACCCCCCAGGGCGTCGCCCGCTGA
- a CDS encoding NAD(P)-dependent oxidoreductase gives MNITVFGANGNVGTLVVRRALDQGHQVHAFVHSRDPFDPHPQLHVSAGDVADGDAVNSAVTGADAVISTLGAFRRGTGAVLTPGLRTITAAMEQHSCDRLVILTGAGIRRPAHRNTPRTHLNRLVLTVMDRTAVADAETALAIVAATTVNWTAVCAPTITPNGPDLYQLTDRMPSLLSNVPGPAVAASLVDLATHPTTEGPVVGIHTRTQDPA, from the coding sequence GTGAACATCACCGTCTTCGGCGCTAATGGCAACGTCGGCACCCTCGTTGTCCGACGAGCCCTCGACCAGGGCCACCAAGTCCACGCCTTCGTCCACAGCCGCGACCCGTTCGACCCCCACCCCCAGCTACATGTCTCCGCTGGCGACGTCGCCGATGGTGACGCCGTCAACTCTGCTGTCACGGGGGCTGACGCGGTCATCAGCACCCTCGGTGCCTTTCGACGCGGAACCGGCGCCGTCCTCACCCCCGGCCTGCGCACCATCACCGCTGCCATGGAGCAGCACAGCTGCGACCGGCTGGTCATCTTGACCGGCGCCGGGATTCGACGCCCCGCTCACCGCAACACGCCTCGCACCCACCTCAACCGGCTTGTCCTCACCGTGATGGACCGAACTGCTGTCGCCGACGCCGAGACCGCCCTCGCGATCGTCGCGGCCACCACCGTGAACTGGACGGCTGTCTGCGCCCCCACCATCACCCCAAACGGCCCCGATCTCTACCAACTCACCGATCGCATGCCGTCCCTCCTCAGCAACGTCCCCGGGCCCGCTGTCGCCGCCAGCCTCGTCGACCTTGCCACCCACCCGACCACAGAAGGACCCGTTGTCGGCATCCACACGCGCACCCAAGACCCCGCCTAG
- a CDS encoding DNA glycosylase AlkZ-like family protein gives MLGPQRDGQSTFRLLRDDPAWPGLLDVEDAGRELVTRYLGSYGPATSANLHYWFTDGLGAPRRRLDSWLSDVADHVTVDGDGGGGGEEWYVLNADLEALHAAELSVTVRLLPPFDPWILGPGTADPRLIAPARRALFSQGANPVIVGGAVAGTWRLRARMVEVSCFHEAGALPEGSFDAELQRLAAISANGLSITSSTA, from the coding sequence TTGCTTGGCCCGCAGCGAGACGGCCAGTCCACCTTCCGTCTGCTCCGCGACGACCCTGCCTGGCCTGGCCTACTGGACGTCGAGGACGCAGGCCGTGAGTTGGTCACCCGGTACCTCGGCAGCTACGGCCCCGCAACCAGCGCAAACCTCCATTACTGGTTCACCGACGGCCTCGGGGCGCCCCGACGGCGACTCGACAGCTGGCTGAGCGACGTGGCGGACCATGTCACGGTCGACGGCGACGGCGGCGGCGGCGGCGAGGAGTGGTACGTGTTGAACGCCGACCTGGAGGCGCTGCACGCGGCAGAGCTGAGCGTGACCGTCCGACTCCTCCCGCCCTTCGACCCCTGGATCCTCGGTCCCGGTACGGCAGACCCCCGACTCATCGCCCCCGCTCGCCGAGCCCTTTTCTCTCAAGGGGCTAACCCGGTCATCGTCGGCGGAGCGGTCGCGGGGACATGGCGCCTCCGCGCCCGGATGGTCGAGGTGTCCTGCTTCCACGAAGCCGGCGCCCTTCCTGAGGGAAGTTTCGACGCCGAACTCCAGCGCCTGGCAGCGATCTCTGCGAATGGTCTGAGCATCACCTCCTCGACCGCCTAG
- a CDS encoding MerR family transcriptional regulator, producing the protein MQNESPLHRDDPSGETASTGRTLSIGEVGLLLGLPAPTIRSWERRHGLSTTARDERGHRRYTDNDVAVLRRMRDQRSTGMAVGAAAAVAQAPSSLELCGQMLAGTHHLDGDEISAVLDVSLRAHGLAATLEEVLLPAMREVGVQWSRGHCDVANEHLATAAVLAWLARRAPDAPPPLPGRPIVLSGGPQDQHTIGLEAFAVLLRHHRFDCRNLGAQTPAASLRFAVERSSAAGVVVASQLARNRPAAVAALKAVSDTEAVLFYAGAAFRSARSRQSLPGHHLRGSLSHAADLISSHLGRA; encoded by the coding sequence ATGCAAAACGAGTCACCCTTGCATAGGGACGACCCCAGCGGCGAGACGGCTTCGACCGGCCGCACGCTCAGCATCGGCGAGGTCGGCCTGCTGCTCGGCCTGCCAGCACCGACCATCCGGTCGTGGGAACGTCGCCACGGCTTGTCCACCACCGCCCGCGACGAGCGCGGCCACCGCCGCTACACCGACAATGACGTCGCGGTCCTGCGTCGGATGCGGGACCAGCGCTCGACGGGGATGGCGGTCGGCGCGGCTGCCGCCGTCGCCCAGGCTCCCTCATCCCTTGAGCTGTGCGGGCAGATGCTCGCGGGCACCCACCACTTGGACGGTGACGAGATTAGCGCCGTGCTCGACGTCAGCCTCCGCGCGCACGGCCTGGCAGCCACCCTCGAAGAGGTGCTGCTGCCCGCGATGCGCGAGGTCGGGGTGCAGTGGTCACGCGGTCACTGCGACGTCGCGAACGAGCACCTGGCCACGGCCGCCGTCCTCGCCTGGCTCGCACGACGTGCCCCGGACGCGCCGCCGCCTCTCCCTGGCCGACCCATCGTGCTCAGTGGCGGCCCCCAGGACCAGCACACCATCGGACTCGAGGCCTTCGCCGTGCTGCTCCGGCACCACCGCTTCGACTGCCGCAACCTCGGCGCGCAGACCCCCGCCGCCTCCCTCCGGTTCGCAGTGGAGAGGTCGTCCGCCGCCGGTGTGGTCGTCGCCTCACAGCTGGCCAGGAACCGCCCGGCCGCGGTGGCAGCGCTGAAGGCGGTCAGCGACACCGAAGCGGTCCTCTTCTACGCCGGCGCCGCCTTCCGCAGCGCCCGATCACGACAATCACTGCCCGGGCACCACCTCAGGGGCAGCCTCTCCCACGCCGCCGACCTCATCAGCAGTCACCTCGGCCGGGCGTGA